One Azospirillum brasilense DNA window includes the following coding sequences:
- a CDS encoding LysR family transcriptional regulator, with amino-acid sequence MNLNRIDLNLLVVFDAIARTGSVKDAAPQLALSQPAVSHALNRLRVLMDDPLFVRARNRLVPTERAQSMIGPVAGILQSVRTLMNTDGSDAVEDSRHFRIGISDFAALTIVPRLTRKLQQIAPNVTLEMINVGENTLSQLAGGELDCTFWGLQPPESPYLSQFLFHDSFVGFCCADHPLMELIDDGISLDEYLRYPHAIAQFRASGLSPIDVFLKGIGRHRSIALRSPSFMSNITAIVGTKMIATLPSRLESIALSQGLLSFPLPFLIPNFNYSLVWHRRTEADPSGTWLRRLLMEMR; translated from the coding sequence ATGAATTTGAACCGTATCGACTTGAATCTGCTGGTGGTTTTCGACGCGATCGCGCGCACCGGCTCCGTGAAGGATGCCGCTCCGCAACTGGCGCTAAGCCAACCGGCGGTCAGTCATGCGCTGAACAGGCTCCGGGTCCTGATGGACGACCCGCTGTTCGTGCGCGCCCGCAACCGGCTTGTGCCGACGGAGCGGGCGCAATCAATGATTGGCCCGGTGGCGGGGATCCTCCAATCCGTCCGCACCCTGATGAACACCGACGGATCGGACGCCGTCGAGGACAGCCGTCATTTCCGGATCGGCATCAGCGACTTCGCCGCCCTGACCATCGTGCCCAGGCTGACCCGGAAGCTTCAGCAGATCGCCCCCAACGTGACGCTGGAAATGATCAACGTCGGTGAGAACACCCTGAGTCAACTGGCCGGCGGTGAGCTCGATTGCACCTTCTGGGGGCTTCAGCCACCGGAATCACCCTACCTGTCACAATTCCTCTTTCATGACAGCTTCGTCGGGTTCTGTTGCGCGGACCACCCATTGATGGAGTTGATCGACGATGGTATTTCTCTTGATGAGTATTTGCGCTACCCACACGCGATCGCCCAGTTCCGCGCCTCGGGTTTGAGCCCGATCGATGTCTTTTTGAAGGGCATCGGACGTCACCGGAGCATCGCCCTGCGCTCTCCGAGCTTCATGAGCAACATCACCGCCATCGTCGGGACGAAGATGATCGCCACCCTGCCGTCACGCCTGGAATCGATCGCTCTGTCGCAAGGCCTGCTGTCGTTCCCGCTGCCGTTCCTGATTCCGAATTTCAATTACTCGCTGGTCTGGCACCGCCGCACGGAGGCCGACCCTTCCGGCACCTGGCTGCGGCGTCTGCTGATGGAGATGCGCTGA
- a CDS encoding SDR family oxidoreductase — translation MEGDFGLALRGPATGKLRPLAGQRALVTGGNSGIGRAIALALGEAGADVVVNYVSGDEAAGMVAESIRDAGARALPVKADVSRENQVEAMFARAVEAFGGLDILVNNAGLQRDAPLEAMTLEQWSTVIGVNLTGQFLCARAAVRAFKRQGLRPEISRALGKIVCVSSVHEVIPWAGHVNYAASKGGVMLMMKTLAQELAADRIRVVGVAPGAVRTPINREAWETPEAHAELLKLIPARRIGEPEDIANAVVWLASDAADYITGTTLFVDGGMTLYPGFEAGG, via the coding sequence ATGGAAGGCGATTTCGGGCTGGCCCTGCGCGGGCCGGCGACAGGAAAGCTGCGCCCGCTGGCCGGGCAGCGGGCGCTGGTCACCGGTGGGAATTCCGGCATCGGCCGGGCCATCGCACTGGCCCTGGGCGAGGCCGGGGCGGACGTCGTGGTCAATTACGTGTCGGGCGACGAAGCCGCCGGCATGGTGGCGGAGAGCATCCGCGATGCCGGCGCGCGCGCCCTACCGGTCAAGGCCGACGTGTCGCGCGAGAACCAGGTGGAGGCAATGTTCGCCCGCGCCGTCGAGGCCTTCGGCGGCCTGGACATCCTGGTCAACAACGCCGGCCTGCAGCGCGACGCGCCCTTGGAGGCGATGACGCTGGAGCAGTGGAGCACGGTGATCGGCGTCAACCTGACCGGCCAGTTCCTGTGCGCCCGCGCCGCCGTGCGCGCCTTCAAGCGCCAGGGCCTCCGCCCGGAGATTTCGCGGGCGCTCGGCAAGATCGTCTGCGTCAGCTCCGTCCACGAGGTCATTCCCTGGGCCGGGCACGTCAACTACGCTGCCAGCAAGGGCGGAGTGATGCTGATGATGAAGACCCTGGCGCAGGAGCTGGCGGCGGACCGTATCAGGGTCGTCGGCGTGGCGCCGGGCGCCGTCCGCACCCCCATCAACCGCGAAGCCTGGGAAACGCCGGAGGCTCACGCGGAATTGCTGAAGCTGATCCCCGCCAGGCGCATCGGGGAGCCGGAGGACATCGCCAACGCGGTGGTCTGGCTGGCCAGCGACGCCGCCGACTACATCACCGGCACGACGCTGTTCGTGGACGGCGGCATGACGCTCTACCCCGGTTTCGAAGCCGGAGGCTGA
- a CDS encoding MIP/aquaporin family protein, with amino-acid sequence MAGLLRNHWPEYLMEAAGLGLFMISAGLCATLLEHPGSPLHQALPSPVLRRALMGAAMGLTAVAIIHSPWGRRSGAHINPAVTLAFLRLGKVRPADAAFYIAFQCLGGLGGALLVAVLLGRRFTSPPIAAIATVPGAAGTAAAFAAELTMAFLLMGMVLVTTNRPGWERFTGAGAGLLVALFITAAAPLSGMSINPARTLASAVPSGLWTGAWIYAMAPPLGMLLAVEVYRRLPGRRPVRCAKLNHDSRSRCIFCGQPARRAPRLINQGGVHAHGPV; translated from the coding sequence ATGGCCGGTCTGCTCCGAAACCACTGGCCGGAATACCTGATGGAGGCCGCGGGGCTCGGCCTGTTCATGATCTCCGCCGGGCTGTGCGCCACGCTGCTGGAACATCCGGGATCGCCCCTGCACCAGGCCCTGCCCTCGCCCGTGCTGCGGCGCGCGCTGATGGGTGCGGCCATGGGACTGACGGCGGTCGCCATCATCCACTCCCCCTGGGGGCGGAGGTCCGGCGCGCACATCAACCCGGCGGTGACGCTGGCCTTCCTGCGTCTGGGCAAGGTCCGGCCGGCGGACGCCGCCTTCTACATCGCCTTCCAATGCCTGGGCGGGCTGGGCGGCGCGCTTCTGGTCGCGGTACTGCTGGGGCGGCGCTTCACAAGCCCGCCCATCGCTGCCATCGCCACCGTGCCGGGCGCGGCCGGCACGGCCGCCGCCTTCGCCGCGGAGCTGACCATGGCCTTCCTGCTGATGGGCATGGTGCTGGTCACCACCAACCGCCCGGGGTGGGAACGCTTCACCGGCGCCGGTGCCGGTCTTCTGGTCGCGCTTTTCATCACCGCGGCGGCGCCGCTGTCGGGGATGAGCATCAACCCGGCCCGCACGCTGGCCTCCGCCGTCCCGAGCGGCCTGTGGACGGGGGCCTGGATCTACGCGATGGCGCCGCCGCTTGGGATGCTGCTGGCGGTGGAGGTGTACCGGCGCCTTCCGGGCCGGCGGCCGGTGCGCTGCGCCAAGCTGAACCACGACTCGCGCAGCCGCTGCATCTTCTGCGGCCAGCCCGCCCGCAGGGCGCCGCGATTGATCAATCAGGGAGGAGTCCATGCCCACGGACCGGTATGA